TCTTGAAATGGTTTTGGTGCAGGACTGctaccacaaaacaaaaccatttcaactcattttttttttcaaaaataaaatggaaggagAAATTTCAGAACtgccattcatttgcaaattagactccatcagccaaggactgaacagagcctgggagtggctggcccattacaaaagtagtttctctcATCTTGATGTTCTCACCTCCACATCGGAATCTGACAATGAGCCACATCCCCCCAACGAACTGACTCGATTTCTCTTCTcttggctatttctacactagcacaaaaccgcaaaatgaccacgcaaatcgaagattactaatgaggctctgaaatgcatattctgcacctcattagcatgctgctggctgcggctctttgaaattgcacatttcactcccgcgcagctcgtccacacGTTATAGAcgaacagctattttgaagcataagcttttgtggagcataatgtggagggatggtgcttggccctgccaagacagcaggggactggactagatgacaaggtccctgccagttctaggagatgggtGTCTCCaactatattatattatatagaagctttcagcagataggaataaggggatttcgaagttcccagggtcctttcaaaaagggcctgtgtctgaacgagccgcgcggGAGCGaaaaacagcaatttcaaagagccatggctggcagcgtgcgaatgaggcactgaatatgcatttcagcacctcattagtaatgttCCAAATGGccgttttgtgctagtgtagacacggccttgacgttcacaactccacattaattgccaatgatgggccatttccacctagactgaatagaccatgtcagatctggccctcctctttattgagaccccctctttatagtcgcctctgaaacccccccaccccactcatgcatctgctgaagtgggtctttgcccacgaaagcttatactctaaaatatctgttagtctacaaggtgccgcaggacttcttgttgtttttgaaggtacagactgacctggctacctctctgatacttgtctgctgacagaggccaataccaggtgccccagagggagcgaaccaaacgatctctctcctgccatccatctccagcctctgacaaacagaggcagggacacatccctatccatcctggctagcagccatcgagggacctaacctccagggatttatctagctctttttaaaaccccgTTTTCGACCCAGCCTTCACCGCCTCCACGggccaggagttccacattttgactgtgcgctgtgtgaagaattctcttgtatttgttttaaacctgctgcccgttaatttcatttggtgacccctagttctatattataggaacaagtaaatcatttttccttgatcactttctccacaccattcataactGTATATACCTCTGACCTACCCCCCTTAGTCTCTTTTCTAGGCtcaaaagtcctagtctctttaatctctcttcctacAGGACCCGTCCCAACCCCTAGTTGCCcttgtctgaaccttttctaatgccactcTACCTTTTCTGAGATGAGACCACATGTGGAGGTggaattcaagatgtgggcctcccatggttttatataagggcaataagatattttccatCTTCCTCTCGATCCCTTTTCTAATGATTCCTCACATGCTGTCTGCGCTGCTgacggctgctgcacactgcgggGATGTTTGCGGAGAACTATCCAATGACTCCGGGAGCTTTTTTCTTATTACTCGTAGTTACACTAGCCCCCGTCGGGCTGCATGGActgtatagctggggttattttttcccatgtGCAGACACCAGTTTTCTTTGCAGCCTGGAGATCCGGGACTGCCAAGTGGCCTGAGGTGGGGGGGCTCTCGGGAAGCTGTGAATAGCCTCTGGTATTTGCTTACCGAGCTTGTTCCGGGTTCCTGAGACAGCCCCACCTCGGCACTGGCCGCTGCACACCTGGGCTGTGCCAAGGACTCCGATAGCCCCAGATAGCACCGTGCCCTTCCCAGCAGGTGTATGACAGCCTGGGCCTCAGGGCATCACCTGAGCTACACAGAGCAAATAAACCCTGGAGCCACCAGCCCCCAGAGCAAATAAACCATGAAACCAGCAGCCCGGAGCCAAGGGGCCCAGTGGGGCCAGCGGGGAGGGCCAGGCagcgccccacccctgggaaggagggagctatACATGCTGCGTGCAGCTCCCCTCccgccagcctgcccctgccacagcctccAGCGCCGCGGTGTCCACACAGAGCCGGCATGGGTGAGTCTGGGTGCCGGGTGCGGGCAACCGGTGTGCCAGTCCAGGCTCTGCAGTGCTGAAGCACCTGCCTGGCCTGAAAGCTGCTGCACCCTCTCCTGGCACCTGCCTCGCCAGCGTGTCTCTGACTGCAGCGGCTCTGTCTGCGTCCAGTGCCTCAAGGGCTGCACAGTCCGCCACTGAGCTCctctggcagctggggtggggggcgcctGCTGCTTTGGATGCTCTCGGGACAGCCGTTGCTGCCTCCCCTGTGGGTGGGGGCTTGGCATGCTACAGGCTGCACGACAAAGCCCGAATCACTCCTGGCCTTGCTGGGTCTCCTGCCCTGCTGGCAAACAGCCGAGTGGCCTCACAGGGGCTCGCTGGGCAGGTGGCAGAGGGCTCCCAGGCCTGAGGCCAGTGCGGCGACACCAGCTTTCGGCTGCTCCGGCCTGGGCAGCCCTTCCTTCCATGGGTGCGCGGGCGGCCACCAGGCCCCAGGCTCTCCTGGCCTGGCCGACGGCTCAGAGCAGGACCACAGCGACAGGCCAGGCGTGTGGGAGCGAAGGCTCCCAGCACAGGCACTGCCCGGGCTAGGGACACCCCGGCTTGTGtgcttgtgcagggctgggctctcgTGCCCGGCGGGGGCTGGCAGAACCCATCGCAACGGCTCTGGCAGGGACGGTTCTCCTCCGCCCCGAGTGAGGCCCCAGCACTGCAACATGGGCGCccgggggggagctgggaggggacagggggcgCCCAGGGCAGCGTTAAACCGACCAGCCCCTGTGAGCACTGGTGAGCGCCGTCTGCTtcaccagcctgcaccccacgcCCAGCGCAGCCGCCCGGCCCCATGAGCTGCCAGCGGCTCCCcaagggaagggcaggggcagcagtgagCTCGACACTCCCACGCTGGGCTCTGTCCGGGGCGCAGTGACCCCAGCAGACAAGTCACCCACACGTGGATGCTgagtggtggggcgggggcggggccaaggCTCGGGGGAGGCTGCGAGTAGAGGGTTGGCTCTAAACCAGGATCCGAGCACATGAGGGGCTCCAAGCTGGGGCAGGTAGTTGGGGAGCAAGACGTggtgagggctgcagctgggggggcgcaggctctggagtgggggtggggatgagaggtttgggcacaggagtgggctcagggctggcacaTAGGACGGAGATTCGGCTTataggagggggctgtggggtgccggAGGGGATGTGAGATCTACCTGGGGTTAGGGGTACAAGAGGGAGTatgagctccaggctgggactggggtgcaggtgggggggacACAGTCTGGGCCGGAGGGTGCAGATGGAGGGGACAGCTTCCAGGCTTGGGGtgtgcaggagaaggctggggatccaggctggggggtgggtcacaggagggggctggggctctgggctggggcatgggttgcaggagggggctggggctccgggctgggggggtgggttgcaggagggggctggggctccgggctgggggtgggttgcaggagggggatggggctccgggctgggggtggggtgcaggagggggatggggctccgggctgggggtgggttgcaggagcgggcaggggctctgggctggggggtgggttgcaggagggggctggggctccaggccggGGCTGGGCTATGTGCTGAGGCCAGGGACGAGGGCTGTGAGGTGCAGGACGCAgttccaggagggggctggggctcgagtttctggggcagctcctgggcagcagagctgaggGAGGCTGCCTGGTTCCTGCCTGACCCAGGCACCACGCTGCACCCGAAGCCACCAGCAGAGCCAGCTCCAGGTGTTGGGGTCACTCCACCCCGCAGCACACGCGGCTCTTGCCCACAAGTGttgctgcagccaatgggaggggtggagctggagcAAGGGCGGGGGCACCATGTGGAACCCTGTGACCCAGGAGCCgggcctgctgctggccactCCGCCACCAGTGCCAGCAAAGTCCTGTGTGTTCTGGCTGTGCCAGCCCCTTCCCGAGGCACacgctgggccctggggctggtctgccTCACACGGAGCCGGGCTCACCCCCTTCAGCCCCTCGCTGAGGAACGCAAACCCCACCTGCTtcctggctggagcctgggagtGCGGCGCCCAATGTGCAGTTGGGTTCAGAGCCAGCTCTGAGCACTGGACgagtgccagccctgctgctcacagccagGCGATGCAGACGAGCTCCCACCTGTGCGCCCAGGAACCCCTCCACGAGCCCAGCCGTGACCCCGGGGACCCCCCTCTGCGAGCCTGGCCGTGACCCCGGGGACCCCCTCCGTGAGCCCGGCCATGACCCAGGGGACCCCCTCAGGGAGCCCAGCCATGACCCCGGGGCCTCCCCTCTGCGAGCCCAGCTGTGACCCCGGGGACCCCCTCTGCGAGCCCAGCTGTGACCCCGGGGACCCCCTCTGCAAGCCCAGCCATGACCCTGGCAACCCCCTTAGGGAGCCCGGCCGtgaccccagggacccccctctGCGAGCCCAGCCGTGACCCCGGGGACCCCCTCCGCAAACCCGGCCGTGATCCCGGGGACCCCCTCCGCGAGCCCGGCCATGaccccagggaccccctctgCAAGCCCGGCCGTGACCCCAGGGCTGGCGTAGGCGGGGCTGTTCCTGTCATTGGCAGCTTCGGGCCAGGGCCGAGTTCTacgctgctgctggccccaacgTGGATTTGTCCAGTGGGTCACGCTGGGCTGACCTCAGTGCGGCTGGGGGACTCAGCTCCCTCTGTGAGGGCTTGTGCATCTGTCTGACTGTCTCTCCTCCTGTCAGCAGCCCAccgcctcctgctgctcccctccctgctggtgctggcagccGCAGGCCTCGCCCTGGACATAGAGAACCTGAACATCTTCCATGGAACTGCAGATCAAATTCTGAACCTCGGCCCGGAGACCCCTCTGCCTGGTACCCAATTTACTCTGCTGTCCCGAGCACGGCGTGGCAGACCAGGTGTCAGGGGGTCAGGAAGGGACAGACGAGGCCGGGCCAATGCAGGCCTCAACAGACCCTCACCCTCACTccagctgagccccagcaggctcaggGTCAGGccctctcttccttctctgctctgctctgctccaggagGGCTGCAAAATTCCCCCCGAGCTTTGGTCTCTGTTTCTGACCCACCCAACAGCCTGTGAAAGAGACTGGGCATTTCGTGAGCCTTCGGCCCAATGCCAGAGAAACAAGAGCTGAGCCACCCCACCGCTCTGGGGAGCGCCGTGTGGCCGGGCAGCACCGCTGGGCTtggccttgagcactggggcAATAAGATCGTTCACAGCTctctcccggtcccagggctccagcctccCGGGCTGCAGCAGTGACcgacccccacacccagctgcattGCGAAGAGCACCCCCAGTCGCCTGCACGACgtctctgcagcagcctggagcccagCGCAGACCTGCCAGGCCCCTCACCCTGCTGAGCAGAACCTGCTTGTTGTGGTGCCTCCCAGCTGGCTGGCCCCATGCCCACACGCCAGGGCCGTGCCCTCTGGGGCCGGCTCAGCTGGCGCAGGCTGGCTCAGCGGAGCCAAGGCCTGGCTACCACAGGGGACCAGTGGTCCCACTTTTCAAGGGCCAGTCCCACAGCGAAAGCCTCCCACAGCTGGCCCCATATTCATTAAAAgggggcaaattgtcccatattttctgcccCCGCAGCCCGTACACgggggtcctgcagctgctgaatCCCGGCGCCGCTGCCCCACACCAGCAGTGAGCCGGGccagtgcctggggtgggggtgggggcgcaaGGCTGGCGCTCAGGCATTGCTGCAGCgtgcacagccccaccccaccccccagtccagcagcgcagcccctgctgggggtctCCCCGGGCCCCTCTCCAGCCGGCACTGGCTgcttgctgggctggctggggagcacagggagtTACAAGttacctctgctgcccacccgctccctgctgctcctccagacCCCCGGCGGGGCGCTCCTGCTCCCGGCGCTGCGGGGAGACCCGGCCCCTGGCCAGACCAGTCAGTTCAGCAACGGCCCGGCTGcagctcccgcccccaccccgccgccgccgcgggAAGCTCAGGACCCCTGGCCCCGGGCGCAGCCGCCCCCTGCATGCGCCAGAGCCCAGGTTCTGTGCCCTCAGCTAAGCCGGGAGGAAGCTATTCCCAGCCTGCCTGCgccggcccctgccccaccctgggtcctgccccgggcgcgggggtgggggctgctctggcccccagCCCTAGCGAGAGCCGCTGCGCTGGGCCTGGCACTCGGGCATCCCCAGGGCTGCGCCCCGCCTGCCCCGCCTGCAGCCGGgttatgggggcggggggggcggcagcCTGGAGGCGTGAGCGGCCCTCCTACGCGGGGTGGGCTGGAGGGGACGAGGTGCTCCTGGCCGCAGCGTGCGCGGGCGGaaaggcagctgctgcccccgccgCGGACAGCCCCGCCAGAGCCGGCCTCCAGCAGCGCCAGGCCCGGGCGGGTGCCagccgggtgggggtggggggcacgggGCAGGGGTCTCCCTGGGCGGGAACTACGGGGCTGATCTCGGTCTGCTCCGGCCACGCAGGGCGCAGCGCCGAGCACAGGCACAGCAAGCGAGCCAGCGAGGGTGCAGCCGCCGCAGCCCGGAGTGAGTAACCACCGCGCCGCGCCCCCCGCTCGGCCACCCCGGCCGGGGCTCCGGGAGAGCAGAGCGCCCTGCCCGGCCCCGAGCGGCCCAGCTCCGGCCCCAGagaccccgccccgccccgccccccggagcAACAGGGCGGAGACCTGCCTGCCGGCCTAGACCGCAGCCCCGGCCCAGCGCCGCCTCCCGCCCCACCACACCGAGCCCCATcgaagccccccaccccaccacaccgaGCCCCATcgaagccccccaccccatcgcACCGCGCCCCatcgcagccccccgccccatcacagccccccaccccctcgcaCCCTGCCCCATCGCATCCCGTCCCATTGCACCGCGCCCCATCGAAGCCCCCCGCCCCATCGCAGCCCAGCCCCGCGCCTCTCCCCGCCCCatcgcagcccagcccagcctcgcaCCGCCCCatcgcagccccccgccccattgCTCCGCGCCCCATCACACCACGCCCCAACGCAGCCCTGCACCTCGCCCCGCCCCATCGCACCCCATCGCACtgtgccccagctcagccccgtgcctctccccgccccaccccatcgCACCTCTCCGCGCCCCATCGCAGCCCTGCGCCTCTGCCCTCAGCTGCGCCGGGCCTGGTACTCAGGCATCCCTAGGGCTTAGCCCCACCTGCCCTGTCTGGAGCCAGGCATGGGAGGCGGCTGGGTTATGTGGGCGGCCAGGGGCGGCTGGGAGGTGCacagtcacccccacccccagcgcgcCCCGGCACTGCCAACCCTCACACTGACCCGAGGGGCTGTGGCCATGGGGCCTCCCCCACTCACCCACTGCTTGAGAAGCCTCAGTGCCAGGTACCAGGAGAGCTGGGGCCGAGCCGGGGCCCAGCCGGGTGTGCAGGGTGGAGCacaggggccagggtggggtggaTGGGTCAGGCGGGTCAGTCCCACCCCCGTGTGAGAGGTGtctgggtggggtgcagcttcTCCCCGTACAATAAATCCCAAGACTCCAGCAGCAGGGGATTGCTTTCTACTGGGGCGCCGCCAGCTGGCTGTGAGTGCGGCCCTTGTGCTACGGCTCTGGGTGGTGCCACCGAAGTCGCTCGAACACAAGTCGCTTGCCCAACGCAGGAGAACATGGTCATCCGCAATGGGGCAGCGTTTCCGGGCACGTCAGCGGCAAACATGGTGGCTGCTCTAGATTCCAGGGTCAAGTAACTAGAGAAAGACATTGGAATTCCTGCCTGCCCCACTCGCCCCTGCCAGCACTGGAGCTGAGCCAACAGTGGGGTGGGAAGGGTTAAAATGCAGGGGGGGGACTGAGCCCCCCCAGGAGAGAATCCAGCCTGCGAGGGCACTCCCAGCCCAAGGGTCTGGGACGGGCCAGGTCAAgctcccacctgctccctgccagtCTGCCGGCCCCAGTAGGTAGCAGTCATGGGCCAGCCAGACCAGCGTGGGCAAGGAGGACAGAAAACCTCTGGCTGGTGGAGGGCTGAAACCTGGGGGAGACAGGCAGCAATGTGGCCTCTCAGCACCCTGTGCTCACAGCCCCACAGCGGTGCACCCTGGCTGGCTGGTGCACTTGTCCTACTCATGGCCCTGCTGAACGGCCGGTTGAGTGCCTAGTCCCCTAGGGTCTGGTTAAACCAGCCTCTCTCCTgccttcagccctgccccaggactGCAGTGAGATCCCTCCAGACAGCCCCAGCGGCGTCTATGTCATCCAGCTCCCAGGACTGCACCAGTTGGTGGTCTACTGCGACATGAACGAGACAGACGGGGGCTGGACGGTCCTGCAGAGGAACCAGCGCACCACGACGATCACCTGGGCCGAGTCCTGGAGCACCTACAAGTACGGCTTTGGCAACGTGCTGGGTGActactggctggggctggagtacatCCATTGGATTGCCAAGCAGAAGGTCTACCAGGTCAGGTTCATCATCCACAATTCCGCCGGCGCCGTGAAATACGCAGACTACAGCCTCTTCGATCTGGAGGATGAGTCCAGAGGCTACCGCCTGAGGCTGGGCTCTTACAACGGGACTGCCGGGGACGCCATGACCTCAAACAACGCTAACACCGTGCATGACAACATGAAGTTCTCCGCtaaggaccaggaccaggacatTTACAGTGGGAACTGCGCGTCTAGCTATAATGGGGGCTGGTGGTACGCGGCTTGTTACTCTGCTCTGCTGAACGTCAAAGGAAGCATCACTTGGGGCAGTTTGTGTAGTGGGAACTGCCAAGCCTCAGCGATCCTCATCAAACCTGCTGCTTTCTGTTAGTCAGCCCTTCCCCGCCTGCTGGCTGTGTCcgggccagcccctgctccccacagggagagagaaggggcagCGAGTGTCGGGGCCACACCTCCTGCCCCGCTCAGGCCTTGCTGGGGGCACGAGCCGGGTTCCCTGGGAATCGGGACCactttccttctcctcctgctccctgcatccTCTCTGAGCTCTTCTCCGCTGGGCTTTGGGCTGGTGCGTTGGAACGCTATTAA
This Carettochelys insculpta isolate YL-2023 chromosome 19, ASM3395843v1, whole genome shotgun sequence DNA region includes the following protein-coding sequences:
- the LOC142023101 gene encoding fibrinogen-like protein 1-like protein gives rise to the protein MAHRLLLLPSLLVLAAAGLALDIENLNIFHGTADQILNLGPETPLPGRSAEHRHSKRASEGAAAAARTLPQDCSEIPPDSPSGVYVIQLPGLHQLVVYCDMNETDGGWTVLQRNQRTTTITWAESWSTYKYGFGNVLGDYWLGLEYIHWIAKQKVYQVRFIIHNSAGAVKYADYSLFDLEDESRGYRLRLGSYNGTAGDAMTSNNANTVHDNMKFSAKDQDQDIYSGNCASSYNGGWWYAACYSALLNVKGSITWGSLCSGNCQASAILIKPAAFC